A region from the Citrobacter koseri ATCC BAA-895 genome encodes:
- a CDS encoding DUF2002 family protein, with translation MYLRPDEVARVLEKVGFTVDVVTQKAYGYRRGENYVYVNREARMGRTALVIHPTLKERSSSLAEPASEIKTCDHYHQFPLYLGGEIHEHYGIPHGFSSRIALERYLHGLFGEAKPNSN, from the coding sequence ATGTATTTACGACCCGATGAGGTGGCGCGCGTACTTGAAAAAGTGGGTTTTACCGTAGATGTGGTAACACAGAAAGCATACGGTTATCGACGTGGCGAAAATTATGTGTACGTTAATCGTGAAGCGCGTATGGGGCGTACCGCATTAGTGATTCATCCGACGCTAAAAGAACGCAGTTCTTCACTGGCGGAACCTGCTTCGGAAATTAAAACCTGCGATCATTATCATCAGTTCCCGCTTTATTTAGGCGGAGAAATTCACGAACATTACGGCATACCGCACGGCTTTAGTTCACGGATTGCGCTTGAGCGCTATTTGCATGGACTGTTTGGTGAAGCAAAACCAAATTCAAACTAA
- a CDS encoding DUF883 domain-containing protein: MFNRPSRKDADENVQDIQNDVSQLADTLEDVLKSWGSDAKDEAETARRKAQALLKETRARMHGRTRVEQAARDAVGCADTFVREKPWCSMGTAAAVGIVVGALLSLRR; encoded by the coding sequence ATGTTTAACCGACCGAGCCGAAAAGACGCCGATGAAAATGTTCAGGATATTCAGAACGATGTCAGTCAATTAGCCGATACCCTTGAAGACGTGCTGAAATCATGGGGAAGCGATGCCAAAGATGAAGCGGAAACCGCGCGGCGCAAAGCGCAGGCATTGCTGAAAGAAACCCGTGCCCGTATGCATGGCCGCACGCGAGTAGAACAGGCGGCGCGTGATGCCGTGGGATGCGCGGATACCTTTGTGCGAGAAAAACCCTGGTGCAGCATGGGGACAGCCGCCGCTGTCGGCATCGTTGTCGGGGCGCTGTTAAGTTTACGCCGTTAA
- a CDS encoding PLP-dependent aminotransferase family protein yields MPRYQQIARQLKNAIEHGELKAGARLPSSRTWSQELGVSRSTVENAYGELVAQGWLERRGQAGTFVSGHVRPEKTVATPAVFAGESQTPDPFQMGLPALDLFPREIWARVMGRRLRTQTRFDLALGDVCGEAVLREAIVDYLRVSRSIECLPEQVFITSGYASSMTLILRALAKPGEGMWVEDPGFPLIRPVIAQENIGLMPVPVDDHGLNVAAGIHDYPQARFVLLTPAHQSPLGVALSLTRRRQLLEWAASAQAWIIEDDYDSEFRYHGKPLPPLKSLDAPQRVIYAGTFSKSLFPALRTAWLVVPLNQVARFRQLAGLMACSVPVLWQQTLADFIRDGHFWRHLKKMRQHYARRRLWMEEALREQGFAVVPQEGGIQLVVAVDADDRLLTAKANQAGLAVQALSRWRLKSEGRGGLLLSFTNITSAEMAKQVARQLREAITDTPSAG; encoded by the coding sequence GTGCCACGCTACCAGCAAATCGCCCGTCAGTTAAAAAACGCCATTGAGCATGGCGAACTCAAGGCCGGGGCGCGTTTGCCGTCCAGCCGGACATGGTCGCAAGAGTTAGGCGTTTCACGCTCGACGGTCGAAAACGCGTACGGCGAGCTGGTGGCGCAAGGCTGGCTGGAGCGGCGCGGGCAGGCCGGTACGTTTGTCAGCGGGCATGTACGTCCAGAAAAAACGGTCGCTACGCCTGCCGTTTTCGCCGGAGAAAGCCAGACGCCCGATCCATTTCAAATGGGATTACCTGCGCTGGATCTTTTCCCGCGTGAGATTTGGGCGCGGGTGATGGGGCGTCGCCTGCGTACGCAGACCCGTTTTGATCTCGCGTTGGGCGACGTCTGCGGCGAAGCGGTTTTGCGCGAAGCCATTGTCGATTATCTGCGGGTGTCGCGCAGTATTGAATGCCTGCCGGAACAGGTGTTTATCACTTCCGGCTATGCCTCCTCAATGACCCTTATCCTGCGCGCGCTGGCGAAACCAGGAGAAGGCATGTGGGTTGAAGATCCCGGGTTTCCCCTTATTCGCCCGGTGATTGCCCAGGAAAATATCGGGCTGATGCCGGTTCCGGTCGATGATCATGGACTGAATGTGGCGGCAGGCATTCACGATTACCCGCAGGCGCGTTTTGTGTTGTTAACGCCGGCCCACCAAAGCCCGCTCGGCGTGGCGCTCTCTTTAACCCGTCGCCGCCAGTTACTTGAATGGGCGGCGAGCGCGCAGGCATGGATTATCGAAGATGATTATGACAGTGAATTTCGTTACCACGGCAAGCCGCTTCCGCCGCTGAAAAGCCTCGATGCGCCGCAGCGGGTGATCTATGCCGGAACGTTCAGCAAGTCGCTGTTTCCGGCGCTGCGTACCGCATGGCTGGTGGTTCCGCTTAATCAGGTGGCGCGTTTTCGTCAACTGGCGGGGCTGATGGCCTGTAGCGTGCCGGTGCTGTGGCAGCAGACGCTGGCGGATTTTATCCGCGATGGTCATTTCTGGCGGCATTTGAAAAAGATGCGCCAGCATTACGCCAGGCGACGGCTTTGGATGGAAGAGGCGCTGCGTGAGCAGGGATTCGCCGTTGTCCCGCAGGAAGGTGGCATTCAGTTGGTTGTTGCAGTGGATGCTGATGACCGGTTGCTGACGGCGAAAGCCAATCAGGCCGGATTAGCGGTGCAGGCATTGAGCCGCTGGCGGCTTAAGTCAGAAGGAAGGGGAGGACTGCTGTTGTCGTTTACCAACATCACTTCAGCGGAAATGGCAAAACAGGTCGCACGTCAGCTTCGGGAAGCCATAACCGACACGCCGTCGGCCGGATAA
- a CDS encoding carboxymuconolactone decarboxylase family protein, producing the protein MTTLRQPYYELSPEVYSALGQAKKALENSALDTTLMELIYLRISQINGCAFCLEMHSKALRKSGVAQSKLDALAGWRVSHHFSEQERAALAWAESVTDIARTHAEDDAYLPLLESFSAREISDLTFAISLMNCFNRLAVGMRM; encoded by the coding sequence ATGACGACATTACGTCAGCCCTATTATGAACTTAGCCCTGAAGTCTATAGTGCGCTGGGCCAGGCCAAAAAAGCGTTGGAAAACAGCGCGCTGGACACCACGCTGATGGAACTGATTTATCTGCGTATCTCACAGATCAACGGTTGCGCATTTTGTCTGGAGATGCACAGCAAAGCCCTGCGTAAATCCGGCGTGGCGCAAAGCAAACTGGATGCGCTGGCCGGGTGGCGGGTAAGCCATCACTTCAGCGAACAGGAGCGTGCGGCGCTGGCCTGGGCGGAATCCGTCACGGATATCGCAAGAACGCATGCCGAAGATGACGCGTATCTGCCGCTACTCGAAAGTTTCAGCGCCCGTGAAATCAGCGATCTGACTTTTGCTATCAGTCTGATGAACTGCTTCAACCGACTGGCCGTTGGGATGCGGATGTAA
- the nrdH gene encoding glutaredoxin-like protein NrdH, translated as MRITIYTRNDCVQCHATKRAMESRGFDFEMVNVDLVPDAADTLREKGFRQLPVVIAGDTSWSGFRPDMINRLHPDARVASA; from the coding sequence ATGCGCATTACTATTTACACTCGTAACGACTGTGTTCAGTGCCACGCCACCAAACGGGCGATGGAAAGCCGTGGATTTGACTTTGAGATGGTGAACGTCGATCTGGTTCCCGACGCGGCAGACACCCTGCGGGAAAAAGGTTTTCGCCAGTTGCCGGTGGTCATCGCGGGCGATACCAGTTGGTCAGGCTTCCGCCCGGATATGATCAACCGTCTGCATCCTGATGCGCGCGTGGCCAGCGCATGA
- the nrdI gene encoding class Ib ribonucleoside-diphosphate reductase assembly flavoprotein NrdI has translation MSQLVYFSSSSENTHRFMQRLGLPAIRIPLNERERIRVDEPYILVVPSYGGGGTAGAVPRQVIRFLNDEHNRALIRGVIASGNRNFGEAYGRAGEVISQKCGVPWLYRFELMGTQSDIDNVRKGVSEFWQRQPQNV, from the coding sequence ATGAGCCAACTCGTCTACTTTTCCAGTAGCTCCGAAAATACGCACCGCTTTATGCAGCGTCTGGGGCTGCCCGCTATTCGCATTCCGCTTAATGAACGCGAGCGAATCAGGGTAGACGAACCTTACATTCTGGTCGTCCCCTCTTACGGCGGCGGCGGTACGGCAGGCGCGGTTCCACGACAGGTGATCCGCTTTTTAAATGATGAACATAACCGGGCGTTAATTCGCGGCGTGATCGCCTCCGGCAACCGTAACTTTGGCGAGGCTTACGGTCGCGCTGGCGAGGTCATTTCACAAAAATGCGGCGTCCCCTGGCTGTACCGCTTTGAACTGATGGGAACGCAAAGCGACATCGACAACGTCCGAAAAGGAGTGAGCGAATTTTGGCAACGACAACCGCAGAACGTGTGA
- the nrdE gene encoding class 1b ribonucleoside-diphosphate reductase subunit alpha: MATTTAERVKQETMDYHALNAMLNLYDKAGHIQFDKDRQAVEVFFATHVRPNSVSFASQDERLEYLLREGYYDESVLTRYDRAFVVKLFAHAHASGFRFQTFLGAWKYYTSYTLKTFDGKRYLEDFEDRVTMVALTLAQGNEALAMQLTDEILSGRFQPATPTFLNCGKQQRGELVSCFLLRIEDNMESIGRAVNSALQLSKRGGGVAFLLSNLREAGAPIKRIENQSSGVIPVMKMLEDAFSYANQLGARQGAGAVYLHAHHPDILRFLDTKRENADEKIRIKTLSLGVVIPDVTFRLAKENAQMALFSPYDVERIYGKPFGDIAISERYDELLADERVRKQYINAREFFQRLAEIQFESGYPYIMYEDTVNRANPIAGRINMSNLCSEILQVNSASTYDENLDYAQTGHDISCNLGSLNIAHTMDSPNFGRTVETAIRGLTAVSDMSHIRSVPSIEAGNAASHAIGLGQMNLHGYLAREGIAYGSPEALDFTNLYFYTVTWHALNTSMMMARERGKTFAGFKQSRYASGEYFEQYLQGDWQPKTDTVRALFARSGMTLPGREMWARLRDEVMRYGIYNQNLQAVPPTGSISYINHATSSIHPIVSKIEIRKEGKTGRVYYPAPFMTNENLDMYQDAYEIGPEKIIDTYAEATRHVDQGLSLTLFFPDTATTRDINKAQIYAWRKGIKTLYYIRLRQLALEGTEIEGCVSCAL, encoded by the coding sequence TTGGCAACGACAACCGCAGAACGTGTGAAGCAAGAAACGATGGATTATCACGCGCTGAATGCCATGCTGAATCTGTACGATAAAGCAGGCCATATTCAGTTCGACAAGGATCGGCAGGCGGTGGAGGTGTTCTTTGCCACCCATGTCCGCCCCAATTCCGTCTCCTTTGCCAGCCAGGACGAGCGCCTGGAGTATCTGCTTCGCGAAGGCTATTACGACGAAAGCGTTTTAACCCGCTACGATCGCGCTTTCGTGGTGAAGCTGTTTGCTCACGCCCACGCCAGCGGTTTTCGCTTCCAGACGTTCCTTGGCGCGTGGAAATATTACACCAGCTATACGCTGAAAACGTTCGACGGCAAACGCTACCTTGAAGACTTTGAAGACCGGGTGACAATGGTGGCGCTGACGCTGGCGCAGGGCAATGAAGCGCTGGCGATGCAGCTTACCGATGAAATCCTCTCCGGGCGCTTTCAGCCAGCCACGCCGACCTTCTTAAACTGCGGCAAACAACAGCGCGGCGAGCTGGTCTCCTGCTTCCTGTTACGCATTGAAGACAATATGGAGTCCATTGGCCGAGCGGTTAACTCGGCGCTACAGCTTTCCAAGCGCGGCGGCGGCGTGGCGTTTTTGCTCTCGAATCTTCGTGAAGCGGGCGCGCCGATCAAGCGTATTGAGAACCAGTCCTCGGGCGTGATCCCGGTAATGAAGATGCTGGAAGACGCCTTTTCTTACGCCAATCAGTTAGGGGCGCGTCAGGGGGCGGGCGCCGTGTATCTGCACGCGCACCACCCGGATATCCTGCGTTTTCTCGACACGAAACGCGAAAACGCCGATGAAAAGATCCGCATTAAAACGCTGTCGCTGGGCGTGGTGATCCCGGACGTAACGTTCCGTCTGGCGAAAGAAAACGCGCAGATGGCGCTGTTCTCGCCTTACGATGTCGAACGCATTTACGGCAAACCGTTCGGAGATATCGCCATTAGCGAACGGTACGATGAGCTGCTCGCCGATGAACGCGTACGCAAGCAGTACATCAACGCGCGCGAATTTTTCCAGCGGCTTGCGGAAATCCAGTTTGAGTCAGGCTATCCCTACATCATGTACGAGGATACGGTAAACCGCGCGAATCCGATTGCCGGTCGCATCAACATGAGCAACCTGTGCTCGGAGATTTTGCAGGTCAACAGCGCCTCCACCTATGATGAAAATCTGGATTACGCGCAGACCGGGCATGATATCTCCTGCAACCTCGGTTCGCTGAACATCGCCCATACGATGGACTCCCCGAATTTTGGCCGCACGGTGGAAACGGCGATTCGCGGCCTGACGGCGGTGTCGGATATGAGCCATATCCGCAGCGTACCGTCAATTGAAGCCGGAAACGCCGCGTCACACGCGATTGGCCTGGGGCAGATGAACCTGCACGGTTATCTGGCGCGAGAAGGCATTGCCTACGGCAGCCCGGAGGCGCTGGATTTCACCAACCTCTATTTCTACACCGTGACCTGGCACGCGCTGAATACCTCAATGATGATGGCGCGTGAACGCGGTAAAACCTTCGCCGGATTCAAACAATCGCGCTATGCCAGCGGCGAGTATTTCGAACAATATTTGCAGGGCGACTGGCAGCCGAAAACCGACACGGTTCGTGCGCTCTTTGCCCGTAGCGGCATGACGCTTCCGGGCCGCGAAATGTGGGCGCGGCTGCGGGATGAGGTGATGCGCTACGGCATCTATAACCAGAATTTACAGGCGGTGCCGCCGACCGGTTCCATTTCCTATATCAACCACGCGACGTCAAGCATTCACCCGATCGTGTCGAAGATAGAGATCCGCAAAGAAGGAAAAACCGGGCGCGTTTACTACCCGGCCCCGTTTATGACCAATGAGAACCTGGACATGTACCAGGACGCCTATGAAATCGGCCCGGAAAAAATCATTGATACCTATGCCGAAGCCACACGCCACGTTGATCAGGGACTGTCGCTGACGCTGTTCTTCCCGGATACCGCGACAACCCGCGATATCAACAAAGCCCAGATTTACGCGTGGCGAAAAGGGATCAAAACGCTGTATTACATCCGTCTGCGTCAGCTGGCGCTGGAAGGTACTGAAATAGAAGGCTGCGTATCATGCGCGCTATAA
- the nrdF gene encoding class 1b ribonucleoside-diphosphate reductase subunit beta, whose translation MKLSRVSAINWNKIQDDKDLEVWNRLTSNFWLPEKVPLSNDIPAWQTLSAAEQQLTIRVFTGLTLLDTIQNIAGAPALMQDALTPHEEAVLSNISFMEAVHARSYSSIFSTLCQTKDVDAAYAWSEENAPLQRKAQIILQHYTADNPLKKKIASVFLESFLFYSGFWLPMYFSSRGKLTNTADLIRLIIRDEAVHGYYIGYKYQKGLEKLSESERDELKHFALDLLMELYDNESRYTEELYAETGWVADVNAFLCYNANKALMNLGYEALFPAEMAEVNPAILAALSPNADENHDFFSGSGSSYVMGKAIETEDEDWNF comes from the coding sequence ATGAAACTATCACGCGTGAGCGCCATCAACTGGAACAAGATTCAGGATGATAAAGACCTGGAAGTGTGGAACCGCCTGACCAGCAACTTCTGGCTGCCGGAAAAGGTGCCGCTTTCCAATGACATCCCCGCCTGGCAGACGCTGAGCGCCGCCGAGCAGCAGCTTACCATCCGCGTGTTTACCGGATTAACGCTGCTCGACACCATTCAGAATATCGCCGGGGCCCCCGCGTTGATGCAGGACGCGCTGACGCCGCATGAAGAGGCGGTGCTGTCAAACATCAGCTTTATGGAAGCGGTACATGCCCGCTCGTACAGCTCGATATTCTCTACGCTTTGCCAGACGAAAGACGTAGACGCGGCCTATGCCTGGAGTGAGGAAAATGCGCCGCTGCAACGCAAGGCGCAGATTATCCTGCAACATTACACCGCCGACAATCCGCTGAAAAAGAAAATCGCCAGCGTATTCCTGGAATCTTTCCTGTTCTATTCCGGCTTCTGGCTGCCAATGTATTTTTCCAGCCGGGGCAAGCTGACCAACACCGCCGACCTGATTCGTCTGATTATTCGTGACGAAGCGGTACATGGGTATTACATCGGCTATAAATACCAAAAAGGGCTGGAGAAACTGTCGGAATCTGAACGCGACGAATTGAAGCATTTCGCCCTTGATTTGCTGATGGAGCTGTATGACAACGAGTCTCGCTATACGGAAGAACTGTATGCCGAAACCGGTTGGGTGGCAGACGTTAACGCCTTTCTCTGTTACAACGCCAATAAAGCGTTGATGAACCTGGGCTACGAAGCGTTATTCCCCGCAGAAATGGCGGAGGTCAATCCTGCCATACTTGCTGCGCTGTCACCGAATGCGGATGAAAACCATGATTTCTTCTCCGGTTCAGGCTCCTCCTATGTGATGGGAAAAGCCATTGAAACCGAAGATGAAGACTGGAATTTTTGA
- the proV gene encoding glycine betaine/L-proline ABC transporter ATP-binding protein ProV — MAIKLEVKNLYKIFGEHPQRAFKYIEKGLSKEQILDKTGLSLGVKDASLAIEEGEIFVIMGLSGSGKSTMVRLLNRLIEPTRGQVLIDGVDIAKISDAELREVRRKKIAMVFQSFALMPHMTVLDNTAFGMELAGVAAEERREKALDALRQVGLENYAHGYPDELSGGMRQRVGLARALAINPDILLMDEAFSALDPLIRTEMQDELVKLQAKHQRTVVFISHDLDEAMRIGDRIAIMQNGEVVQVGTPDEILNNPANDYVRTFFRGVDISQVFSAKDIARRSPVGLIRKTPGFGPRSALKLLQDEDREFGYVIERGNKFVGIVSIDSLKAALSQAQGIEAALIDESLAVDAQTPLSELLSHVGQAPCAVPVVDEEQQYVGIISKRMLLQALDREGANNG; from the coding sequence ATGGCAATTAAATTAGAAGTTAAGAATCTCTATAAGATATTTGGTGAGCATCCGCAGCGAGCTTTCAAATATATTGAAAAAGGACTTTCGAAAGAGCAAATTCTGGATAAAACAGGGCTATCGCTTGGCGTTAAAGACGCCAGTCTGGCCATTGAAGAAGGCGAGATTTTTGTCATCATGGGATTATCCGGTTCGGGTAAATCCACAATGGTACGCCTTCTCAATCGCCTGATTGAACCCACCCGCGGGCAAGTGCTTATCGACGGCGTTGATATTGCAAAAATATCTGACGCCGAACTTCGCGAGGTGCGCAGAAAGAAAATTGCGATGGTTTTCCAGTCATTTGCATTAATGCCGCACATGACCGTACTGGATAATACGGCATTCGGCATGGAATTAGCCGGCGTTGCCGCTGAAGAGCGCCGTGAAAAAGCGCTGGATGCCTTACGCCAGGTGGGGCTGGAGAATTATGCGCACGGCTACCCGGATGAACTCTCCGGCGGTATGCGTCAGCGTGTCGGTCTGGCCCGCGCATTAGCGATCAACCCTGACATTCTGTTAATGGATGAGGCCTTCTCGGCGCTCGATCCCTTAATTCGTACCGAGATGCAGGATGAGCTGGTAAAACTACAGGCAAAACATCAGCGTACCGTCGTTTTTATTTCCCACGATCTCGATGAAGCGATGCGTATTGGCGATCGTATTGCCATTATGCAAAACGGCGAAGTCGTTCAGGTGGGAACGCCAGATGAAATTCTGAATAACCCGGCGAATGATTATGTCCGCACCTTCTTCCGTGGGGTCGATATTAGCCAGGTGTTCAGCGCCAAAGATATTGCCCGCCGCAGCCCGGTGGGATTAATTCGTAAAACGCCAGGTTTTGGTCCGCGTTCCGCACTGAAATTATTGCAGGATGAAGACCGTGAATTTGGTTATGTGATTGAACGCGGTAATAAGTTTGTCGGCATTGTTTCCATCGACTCATTAAAAGCGGCATTAAGCCAGGCGCAAGGTATTGAAGCAGCGCTTATTGACGAGTCACTGGCGGTGGATGCGCAAACACCTCTTAGCGAGTTGCTCTCTCATGTTGGCCAGGCGCCTTGTGCGGTGCCGGTTGTCGACGAGGAACAACAGTATGTCGGCATTATTTCAAAACGCATGCTGCTACAGGCTTTAGATCGCGAGGGGGCAAACAATGGCTGA
- the proW gene encoding glycine betaine/L-proline ABC transporter permease ProW has protein sequence MAEQTNPWDTAPAADSAAQSADAWGTPSGAPADGGGADWLTSAPAPAPEHFNIMDPFHKTLIPLDSWVTEGIDWVVTHFRPVFQGIRVPVDYILNGFQQLLLGMPAPVAIIIFALIAWQISGLGMGVATLVSLIAIGAIGAWSQAMITLALVLTALLFCVVIGLPLGIWLARSPRAAKIVRPLLDAMQTTPAFVYLVPIVMLFGIGNVPGVVVTIIFALPPIVRLTILGINQVPADLIEASRSFGASPRQMLFKVQLPLAMPTIMAGVNQTLMLALSMVVIASMIAVGGLGQMVLRGIGRLDMGLATVGGVGIVILAIILDRLTQAVGRDSRSRGNRRWYTTGPVGLITRPFVK, from the coding sequence ATGGCTGAACAAACTAATCCGTGGGATACCGCGCCAGCGGCGGATAGCGCCGCGCAATCCGCCGACGCCTGGGGAACGCCTTCGGGCGCGCCTGCCGATGGCGGCGGCGCAGACTGGCTGACCAGCGCGCCCGCGCCTGCGCCAGAACATTTTAATATTATGGACCCGTTCCATAAGACGCTGATCCCGCTGGACAGCTGGGTCACTGAAGGGATCGACTGGGTCGTTACGCATTTCCGCCCTGTTTTCCAGGGCATCCGTGTGCCGGTGGATTACATTCTCAATGGCTTCCAACAGCTGTTGCTGGGTATGCCAGCTCCGGTGGCGATTATCATTTTCGCACTGATCGCCTGGCAGATCTCCGGCCTGGGGATGGGGGTCGCCACGCTGGTGTCCCTGATTGCCATCGGCGCGATTGGCGCCTGGTCACAGGCGATGATTACCCTGGCGCTGGTGCTGACCGCCCTGCTGTTCTGCGTGGTCATCGGTTTGCCGCTGGGGATATGGCTGGCGCGCAGTCCGCGTGCGGCGAAGATTGTCCGCCCGCTGCTGGATGCGATGCAAACGACGCCTGCGTTCGTCTATCTGGTGCCAATCGTGATGCTGTTCGGTATCGGTAACGTGCCGGGGGTGGTAGTGACCATTATCTTTGCCCTGCCGCCGATTGTGCGTCTGACCATTCTGGGGATTAACCAGGTTCCGGCGGATTTGATCGAAGCTTCACGCTCATTTGGCGCCAGTCCGCGTCAGATGCTGTTCAAAGTACAGCTACCGCTGGCCATGCCCACCATTATGGCGGGTGTTAACCAGACGCTCATGCTTGCCCTCTCCATGGTAGTGATCGCCTCTATGATTGCCGTCGGCGGGCTTGGTCAGATGGTGCTGCGTGGTATTGGCCGCCTCGACATGGGGCTGGCAACCGTCGGCGGGGTCGGTATTGTGATCCTCGCTATCATTCTGGACCGCCTGACCCAGGCCGTTGGTCGCGACTCGCGCAGCCGTGGCAACCGCCGCTGGTATACCACCGGTCCCGTTGGGCTTATCACTCGCCCTTTCGTTAAGTAA
- the proX gene encoding glycine betaine/L-proline ABC transporter substrate-binding protein ProX — MRHNILFATAFATLVSTSAFAADLPGKGVTVQPVQSTITEETFQTLLVSRALEKLGYTVNKPSEVDYNVGYTSIASGDATFTAVNWQPLHDDMYAAAGGDKKFYREGVFVTGAAQGYLIDKKTAEQYKITNLAQLKDPKIAKIFDTNGDGKADMMGCSPGWGCEAVINHQNKAFDLEKTVDVSHGNYAAMMADTITRFKEGKPILYYTWTPYWVSDVMKPGKDVVWLQVPFSSLPGEQKDIDTKLPNGANYGFPVNTMHIVANKAWAEKNPAAAKLFAIMKVPLADINAQNAMMHEGKSSEADVQGHVDGWIKAHQQQFDGWVKEALAAQK, encoded by the coding sequence ATGCGACATAACATTCTATTTGCCACAGCGTTTGCCACCCTTGTCTCTACCAGCGCATTCGCTGCCGACCTGCCGGGCAAAGGCGTTACCGTACAGCCGGTGCAGAGCACCATCACCGAAGAAACCTTCCAGACGCTGCTGGTCAGCCGCGCGCTGGAGAAACTGGGTTATACCGTTAATAAGCCAAGCGAAGTTGATTACAACGTCGGTTACACCTCCATTGCCTCTGGCGATGCAACTTTTACCGCCGTGAACTGGCAGCCGCTGCATGATGATATGTACGCCGCTGCGGGCGGAGACAAAAAGTTCTATCGCGAGGGGGTATTCGTGACGGGCGCCGCGCAGGGTTATCTGATCGACAAGAAAACCGCTGAGCAGTACAAGATCACTAACCTCGCCCAGTTGAAAGACCCGAAAATCGCCAAAATCTTTGACACCAACGGCGACGGCAAAGCTGACATGATGGGTTGTTCGCCAGGCTGGGGTTGTGAAGCGGTGATTAACCACCAGAACAAAGCGTTCGATCTGGAAAAAACCGTCGACGTCAGCCACGGTAACTATGCCGCGATGATGGCCGACACCATCACCCGCTTCAAAGAAGGCAAGCCGATTCTGTACTACACCTGGACGCCGTACTGGGTGAGCGACGTGATGAAGCCGGGTAAAGATGTTGTCTGGTTACAGGTGCCGTTCTCTTCCCTGCCGGGCGAGCAGAAAGACATTGATACCAAACTGCCGAACGGCGCGAACTATGGCTTCCCGGTGAACACCATGCACATTGTCGCCAACAAAGCCTGGGCAGAGAAAAACCCGGCGGCGGCGAAGCTGTTCGCCATCATGAAGGTGCCGCTGGCGGATATCAACGCGCAGAACGCGATGATGCATGAAGGCAAATCATCCGAGGCCGATGTTCAGGGTCACGTTGACGGCTGGATCAAAGCCCACCAGCAGCAGTTTGACGGCTGGGTAAAAGAAGCGCTGGCCGCGCAGAAATAA